A window from Hymenobacter volaticus encodes these proteins:
- a CDS encoding SusD/RagB family nutrient-binding outer membrane lipoprotein: MKNTSKFLVALALVSLTTGCSDDFFDINQNPNSLTLESATPNAILAQALKVTADNYGLTLNTYGSWTAGYWGKTGTVNGYNEERTYTYSSTYQQGLWGSVYDNLKDYDNIEKNGAAQGLVYISSIAKIMKVLNYQMLVDQYGDIPYSQSLQADASTPLLAPQYDKAEDIYKDLVVKLDEAVAAIKDPGTNPTAVGSEDIVFGGTMANWTRFANTLKLRILLRQSFVPALDGYVRTEMTKLQSATGGFVIADVVVQPGYLQTAGKQNPFWNMYRATAAGGASTNRNWQAGTQYIIDQYVVNKDPRVSQLYVLATTGTFANTYKGVVLGDPNPLPGSTQISRWKDYGGILKGFDAPTPLMLAAESYFLQAEAKSRGLLTGGDAAAKTDFNNGIQASFVYYYAPAPSRTGTTSNVSANAVADYKKYLTANDKDNDNNGLVDWDAATTRVGVPATGNPRPVSKLEKIIYQKYLAMNSVTGIEAWNEYRRTAFPKFPASLQSSSPRADKLPVRLLYPQTEISTNSTNIPAGINQFTSKVFWDVVD, translated from the coding sequence ATGAAAAATACAAGTAAATTTTTGGTGGCCCTAGCGCTTGTGTCTCTCACGACCGGCTGTAGCGACGACTTTTTTGATATCAACCAAAATCCTAATAGCCTAACCCTAGAGTCGGCAACCCCTAACGCCATTCTGGCCCAGGCCCTGAAAGTAACTGCCGACAACTATGGCCTCACGCTGAATACATACGGCAGCTGGACTGCTGGCTATTGGGGCAAGACGGGTACGGTAAATGGCTACAACGAAGAGCGGACGTACACTTACAGCAGTACTTATCAGCAAGGGCTCTGGGGCTCGGTCTACGACAACCTCAAGGATTACGACAACATCGAGAAGAATGGTGCCGCCCAGGGCTTGGTGTACATCTCATCGATTGCTAAAATCATGAAGGTGCTGAACTACCAGATGCTGGTCGATCAGTACGGCGACATTCCGTACTCGCAGTCGTTACAGGCTGATGCGTCTACGCCTCTTCTGGCCCCGCAGTACGACAAGGCCGAAGATATCTACAAAGATTTGGTGGTAAAGCTCGATGAAGCGGTAGCTGCTATCAAAGACCCTGGTACTAACCCCACGGCTGTAGGCTCCGAAGACATTGTATTCGGTGGTACCATGGCCAACTGGACTAGGTTTGCTAACACGCTCAAGCTCCGGATTTTGCTGCGCCAGTCGTTCGTTCCGGCTCTGGATGGATACGTACGGACTGAAATGACCAAGCTACAGTCGGCTACTGGTGGGTTTGTAATAGCAGATGTAGTAGTGCAGCCAGGCTATTTGCAGACCGCTGGTAAGCAGAACCCCTTTTGGAATATGTACCGGGCCACTGCAGCTGGTGGGGCTTCCACTAACCGTAACTGGCAAGCCGGTACACAGTACATTATTGATCAGTACGTCGTCAACAAAGATCCCCGAGTATCTCAGTTGTACGTGTTGGCAACTACTGGCACTTTTGCTAACACCTACAAAGGGGTTGTGTTGGGTGACCCAAACCCGCTTCCAGGCAGCACCCAAATATCTCGTTGGAAAGATTATGGCGGCATCTTGAAAGGGTTTGATGCTCCTACGCCCCTCATGCTCGCTGCGGAGAGCTACTTTCTACAGGCAGAAGCTAAATCCAGAGGCCTCCTAACTGGTGGTGACGCCGCCGCCAAAACCGATTTCAACAACGGCATTCAGGCTTCGTTCGTGTATTACTACGCGCCGGCTCCCAGTCGCACAGGTACAACCAGCAATGTATCGGCCAATGCCGTTGCCGACTACAAAAAGTACCTAACGGCCAATGATAAAGACAATGACAACAACGGCTTAGTGGACTGGGACGCAGCTACGACTCGTGTGGGTGTTCCGGCAACTGGCAATCCTCGTCCGGTTAGCAAACTAGAGAAAATCATCTACCAGAAGTACCTGGCCATGAATTCAGTTACGGGTATCGAAGCCTGGAATGAGTACAGAAGAACTGCTTTCCCTAAGTTCCCGGCTTCGCTGCAATCCAGCTCGCCGCGAGCTGATAAGCTACCAGTGCGTTTGCTGTACCCCCAAACCGAAATCAGTACGAACTCTACAAATATCCCGGCGGGTATCAATCAGTTTACGTCCAAGGTTTTCTGGGACGTTGTGGACTAA
- a CDS encoding SusC/RagA family TonB-linked outer membrane protein, with the protein MRQKLLLTSALTISLLQQGMAQNRAISGKVTDQATGQGLPGVTVLAKGTSVGVSTNADGAYSISVPAGTSILAFSSIGYGAIERPIGDAAVIDVGLGADTKQLGEVVVTGALGIQRQAREIGYATSTIDAKELNQARVTNVTNGLAGKVSGLQIQTVNNGINPSVRITLRGTRSLTGENQALVVIDGVQTTQDVLTALNPDDIADITILKGANAAALYGSQATNGALIITTKRGGTTPSVTFSHTSQLEQISFWPKFQNEFGPGSSEWIREYTPYENQQYGERYDGSIRELGYQTVDKNIQKIEYKARPNERKDFFNTGYQMQNNVSFSGGDKDTKIFVSYQNVKNKGVVPMDQYDRNTFRANASRQMNKLSAGMNVSFAQVKVDQSTGAIYDQLLNTSALIPVTQYKNWRTDEFANPNGYYNEYYSNPYFTLDNNRRNIRQNTLIGSIDLGYKINDWLSAQYRIGLTNINQDNKNWQDQFTFTSYTLNRPINARSNIAGNVTEANSYVNRFNSDLFINIVKQVGDISIKGILGNNVQMNNSQFLAASANALSVPGIFNVGTNRVGEASVSQGRYRYRQAAFFGDLTLGYKDMFFLHGSARQEEVSILSPENRSYFYPSVDASVVLSEIIPALKSVAFFDYGKLRGGYSKVGQVNLGGNVGGVANNFGAYSIAPVYNPGSGYPFGSAASYTLSNQTIVPNLKPEFTHSTEVGSELSFLKQRINLAATYYYQLSINQTINANIAPSGGFTNYLLNAGRVQNNGVELDLNVTPIEAENGLTWKVGLNYNYNDNKVLKITDQTTQLPLTSGGNAQVYAIEGQPYPVLQGTDYNRDDQGRVILTYLNLGSATAADGSTYQRQGWVPSQSGQLTTFGNTLPKYKYGFNTSLNFKGITLAAQAEYRTGYYVYHGIGSTMDFTGASARSASTGREPFVMPNSSILAPDGTYVANTENLTPGGAEFWANSSYNRNIAANYVTKGDFFKLREVSLNYSLPASLLGSTGFIKGVTLNLYGRNLYTWVPKENQYTDPEFSFTSGNGIGINNADQTPPTRFYGASLSATF; encoded by the coding sequence ATGAGACAAAAATTACTTCTTACTTCTGCTTTGACTATCAGCCTGTTGCAGCAGGGGATGGCTCAAAACAGAGCAATTTCGGGGAAGGTTACTGATCAAGCGACTGGTCAAGGGCTTCCTGGAGTTACTGTATTAGCAAAAGGCACCTCAGTTGGCGTGTCAACGAATGCTGATGGCGCGTATTCTATCAGTGTTCCAGCCGGTACTTCCATACTTGCATTCTCCTCGATAGGGTATGGAGCTATTGAGCGGCCCATCGGTGACGCCGCCGTCATTGATGTGGGCTTGGGCGCTGATACCAAACAACTTGGTGAGGTAGTTGTAACAGGCGCGCTAGGTATTCAGCGCCAAGCACGAGAAATTGGATACGCTACTTCAACAATTGACGCCAAGGAGCTGAATCAGGCCCGTGTAACGAACGTGACCAATGGCTTGGCTGGTAAAGTTTCGGGCCTGCAGATTCAAACAGTCAACAATGGTATCAACCCGAGCGTGCGTATTACTCTGCGCGGTACCCGCTCATTGACTGGTGAAAACCAAGCTCTCGTTGTAATTGATGGGGTACAAACTACGCAGGATGTATTAACCGCGCTCAACCCCGATGATATTGCCGACATCACCATTCTGAAAGGAGCAAACGCTGCCGCTCTATATGGTTCGCAGGCTACCAACGGGGCACTAATTATCACGACGAAAAGAGGCGGCACTACTCCGAGTGTAACTTTCTCACACACGTCGCAGCTAGAACAGATCAGCTTCTGGCCGAAATTTCAGAACGAATTTGGTCCAGGCTCTTCGGAATGGATTCGGGAATACACGCCCTACGAAAACCAGCAATACGGCGAACGTTACGACGGTTCTATCCGGGAGCTAGGCTACCAGACTGTAGACAAAAACATTCAAAAAATTGAATACAAAGCCCGGCCGAACGAGCGTAAAGACTTCTTCAACACCGGGTACCAGATGCAAAACAATGTCTCGTTCTCGGGCGGTGACAAAGACACCAAGATCTTTGTGTCGTATCAGAACGTGAAGAACAAGGGAGTTGTGCCAATGGATCAGTACGACCGCAACACGTTCCGTGCTAATGCGTCGCGCCAGATGAACAAGCTTTCGGCGGGCATGAACGTTTCGTTTGCACAAGTTAAAGTGGACCAGAGCACCGGCGCCATCTACGACCAACTGCTCAATACCTCGGCGCTAATTCCAGTTACCCAGTACAAAAACTGGCGGACCGATGAGTTTGCTAACCCTAACGGTTACTACAACGAGTATTACTCCAACCCCTACTTCACTCTCGACAACAACCGCCGCAATATTCGCCAGAACACTCTGATTGGCAGTATTGATCTGGGCTACAAAATCAACGATTGGTTGTCGGCACAGTACCGAATCGGTCTGACCAACATCAACCAGGATAATAAGAATTGGCAAGACCAATTCACTTTCACGTCTTACACACTCAATCGGCCCATTAATGCCCGCAGCAACATTGCCGGCAACGTGACCGAGGCGAATAGCTACGTAAACCGTTTTAACTCCGACTTATTCATCAACATTGTTAAGCAGGTTGGTGACATTTCCATCAAAGGAATTCTGGGCAACAACGTTCAGATGAACAATTCCCAGTTCCTAGCAGCTTCGGCAAATGCACTGTCGGTACCTGGTATTTTCAACGTCGGCACCAACCGGGTAGGCGAAGCATCGGTTAGCCAAGGACGGTACCGCTATCGGCAGGCGGCTTTTTTTGGCGACCTGACGCTGGGCTACAAAGACATGTTCTTCCTGCACGGTTCGGCTCGCCAGGAAGAAGTTTCCATTTTGAGCCCTGAAAACCGCTCCTACTTCTACCCTAGCGTAGATGCCTCCGTGGTGCTATCGGAAATTATTCCGGCCTTGAAGTCGGTGGCCTTCTTCGACTATGGCAAACTTCGTGGCGGCTACTCGAAAGTAGGACAGGTAAACTTGGGTGGTAACGTTGGCGGCGTTGCCAACAACTTCGGGGCATACAGCATCGCGCCGGTTTACAATCCGGGCAGCGGCTATCCTTTTGGGTCGGCAGCCTCTTATACTCTCAGCAACCAAACTATTGTGCCAAACCTGAAACCGGAATTCACACACTCCACGGAAGTAGGAAGTGAGCTGAGCTTCCTGAAGCAGCGAATTAACTTGGCGGCTACTTACTATTATCAACTCTCCATTAATCAGACCATCAATGCCAATATTGCCCCTTCGGGCGGTTTTACCAACTATCTGCTCAATGCGGGTAGGGTACAGAACAACGGCGTGGAGTTGGATCTGAACGTGACGCCCATAGAAGCTGAAAATGGTCTAACCTGGAAAGTAGGGTTGAACTACAACTATAACGACAACAAGGTTCTCAAAATCACGGATCAAACGACGCAGTTGCCACTTACATCAGGTGGCAACGCGCAAGTGTATGCTATTGAAGGGCAACCCTATCCGGTTCTTCAGGGAACTGATTACAATCGTGATGATCAGGGCCGCGTGATCTTAACCTACTTGAACTTAGGTTCCGCAACGGCAGCTGATGGCTCTACATACCAGCGTCAAGGCTGGGTACCTTCGCAATCGGGGCAGCTCACCACTTTTGGTAATACGCTGCCTAAGTACAAGTATGGCTTCAATACCAGTCTCAATTTTAAGGGCATCACCCTGGCGGCGCAAGCCGAATATCGAACCGGCTACTACGTGTACCATGGCATTGGCTCTACCATGGACTTTACGGGTGCTTCAGCCCGCAGCGCCTCTACAGGCCGCGAGCCATTCGTGATGCCAAATTCATCGATACTGGCGCCTGACGGCACTTATGTAGCCAACACTGAAAACCTGACGCCTGGCGGTGCCGAGTTCTGGGCCAACAGTTCCTACAACCGGAATATAGCAGCCAACTACGTTACGAAAGGCGACTTCTTTAAGCTACGGGAGGTTTCGTTGAACTACAGTTTACCAGCCTCTTTGTTGGGTAGCACGGGCTTTATCAAAGGTGTGACCCTCAATCTATATGGCCGCAACCTGTATACCTGGGTGCCTAAGGAAAACCAGTACACTGACCCCGAATTCAGCTTCACGAGCGGCAACGGTATTGGTATCAACAACGCCGACCAAACGCCTCCGACTCGTTTCTACGGTGCTAGCTTGTCGGCCACTTTCTAA
- a CDS encoding M28 family metallopeptidase produces the protein MNTFRLLTLAGGLSIAAPGLAQQTAEKVDQAAIAKIKDEGMNRSKVMETAFYLTDVCGPRLAGSDGLKRAYDWTKTRLTQYGLTNASLEPWGEFGRGWDIEKSYVAMTAPYYHTMIGAPKAWTPSTSGSVKKQVAYVKAITEAELDRYKGQLRDKIVVLEVATPPKEGFEPDAKRYTDEELKKMADGTPAARPAATGTPATSEADRMATYRARLALRTKMTEMMMSEGAAAVLSTRGGSQGTFFTSNGAPYAPDAKPVLPEIEMSPEDQLRIIRLVEAGIPVEVEMETKTRFQTQDLKGYNVIAEIPGTDKKLKSEVVMLGGHLDSWHAATGATDNAAGCAVMMEAVRILKASGLKPRRTIRIALWSAEEQGLFGSRNYVKNHFADPATMKLLPEHEKLAAYFNLDNGGGKIRGIYQQSNEAVAPIFTAWLAPFTDLGATTVTPRNTGGTDHLSFDAVGLPGFQFIQDPLDYGTRTHHTNQDTYDRLIPEDLKQASVVVASFVYHAATRDQKLPRKPLPAATAKAQ, from the coding sequence ATGAACACATTCCGACTCCTTACTCTCGCTGGAGGCCTATCCATAGCTGCTCCTGGTTTAGCCCAACAAACCGCCGAGAAGGTGGATCAAGCAGCTATTGCCAAAATCAAGGACGAGGGCATGAACCGCTCCAAGGTGATGGAAACGGCTTTCTACCTCACTGATGTGTGCGGCCCACGCCTTGCTGGTTCCGACGGCCTCAAGCGTGCTTATGACTGGACCAAGACCCGCCTTACCCAATACGGTCTGACCAATGCTAGTCTTGAGCCGTGGGGTGAGTTCGGCCGCGGATGGGACATCGAGAAGTCCTATGTAGCCATGACAGCCCCGTACTACCACACCATGATTGGCGCGCCTAAGGCCTGGACCCCAAGCACCAGTGGCAGCGTCAAGAAGCAGGTAGCGTACGTGAAGGCAATTACCGAAGCTGAACTCGATAGATACAAAGGCCAGCTTCGCGACAAAATAGTAGTCCTGGAGGTAGCTACGCCGCCGAAAGAAGGCTTCGAGCCCGACGCTAAACGCTACACCGATGAGGAACTGAAGAAAATGGCCGACGGTACCCCCGCTGCTCGCCCGGCGGCTACTGGTACTCCCGCCACTTCCGAAGCCGACCGGATGGCTACTTACCGGGCCCGTTTGGCGCTCCGCACCAAAATGACCGAAATGATGATGAGCGAAGGCGCTGCTGCCGTGCTTAGCACCCGTGGCGGCTCCCAGGGCACGTTCTTCACCTCGAACGGCGCGCCCTATGCTCCTGATGCCAAGCCGGTACTGCCTGAAATTGAAATGTCGCCCGAAGACCAATTGCGCATTATCCGGTTGGTAGAAGCGGGCATTCCGGTGGAAGTGGAAATGGAAACCAAAACCCGTTTCCAAACTCAAGACTTGAAAGGCTACAACGTCATAGCCGAAATTCCGGGCACCGATAAGAAACTGAAAAGCGAAGTGGTGATGCTCGGCGGCCACCTCGACTCTTGGCACGCGGCTACGGGCGCTACCGACAACGCCGCTGGCTGCGCCGTGATGATGGAAGCTGTTCGCATTTTGAAAGCTAGTGGTTTGAAGCCACGCCGCACCATCCGGATTGCACTGTGGAGCGCAGAAGAACAAGGCTTGTTCGGCTCGCGCAACTACGTGAAAAACCATTTCGCCGACCCCGCCACTATGAAGCTGCTGCCCGAGCACGAGAAATTAGCGGCGTACTTCAACCTCGACAACGGCGGCGGCAAAATTCGCGGTATCTATCAGCAAAGCAACGAAGCTGTGGCGCCCATCTTCACTGCTTGGCTCGCACCCTTCACCGACCTCGGGGCCACCACCGTTACGCCCCGCAACACCGGCGGCACCGACCACCTGTCTTTTGATGCTGTGGGCCTGCCCGGCTTTCAGTTCATCCAAGACCCGCTCGATTACGGTACCCGTACTCACCACACCAACCAGGACACCTACGACCGCCTCATCCCGGAAGATCTAAAGCAGGCCTCCGTGGTAGTAGCCTCGTTTGTGTACCACGCCGCTACCCGCGACCAGAAACTGCCGCGTAAGCCGCTGCCTGCTGCAACTGCTAAAGCCCAATAA